The window GGCAGGGGAGGTCAGGTGGTGTTCGAAGGCCCGCCTCAGCAGATCGTTCAAGCCGAGCTATCAATCACGGGAAAATACTTGAAGTAGAGCGATCCGCTTCTATCTTCCACAACTCCCCATGAAGCTGCTGCTTCGAGTGGGGGGATGTTTGGTTATTAAATAGTTACTGTACAAACTATACGCAGCAAATGCATCTGAAAGGGGCTGGCACGATTTGGAATGGGGGAGCCTCTTCACACTTAGTCTATCTCTTGTAACCATACTCAATATTATTTTGGCTGCAATTGTTGTCTTCATTGAGCGTAGAGATATCGGGTCCACATGGGCCTGGCTGATGGTCTTGTTTTTTATCCCCGTGGTCGGATTTCTGTTTTACATTTTCTTCGGCAGACAGCTTAAGCAGAGAAATTTCTACAATCTAACCGCTGAAGAGCGGATGTACCTTCAATCGGCTATCGATGAACAGCTGATGAATGTAGATTATCAAGGGGGACTTACAGCCAAGTATGCCGATCTGCTAAAGATGAACCTGTTATCCTCCAACGCAATTATCTCATCCGACAACGAAATTGAGATATTTAATGACGGGCGGGAGAAATTTAATTCGTTGTTCGAGGATATCCGCAATGCAACCCAAGAAATCAACGTGCAGTATTATATCATTCAACCCGATGAATTAGGGACCAGGCTACGGGATGAGCTGACACTTAAGGCGAAGGAAGGCGTCCAGGTACGCGTTCTGTATGATGAGATCGGCTCCAAGCGGATATCACGTTCCTTCTTCAAGGAGTTAATCGAATATGGAGGAACGGTAGAAGTATTCTTCCCGTCGCTGTTCCGGCTGATTAATTTCCGGATTAATAACCGCAACCACAGAAAGCTGTGCATTATTGACGGAGAGATTGCCTATATCGGCGGATTTAATGTCGGGGATGAGTACCTCGGTCTCGACAAAAAAATGGGCTATTGGCGGGACACTCATTTCCGGATCAAGGGAGGATCTGTCGATCAGATTCAAGGCCGGTTTTTCCTGGACTGGAACAAGGCTGCGAATCGCAGTGAAAAGCACCCGGAGCAGTTACCGTTCCGTACGGAAAGACATACCGGTGAAAGTGTGGTTCAGATCATCTCCAGCGGCCCCAATTCCCAGACAGAGCATCTGAAAAATATGTATCTGAAATTAATCGGTTCCGCCAAGAAGAGCATCTACATTCAAACGCCTTATTTCGTTCCGGATGCCAGCTTTATGGATGCCTGCAAAATCGCGCTGATGTCCGGAGTGGACGTACGAATCATGATACCCAATAAGCCGGACCATATGTTTGTCTATTCGGCAACCCTGGCGCATGCCGGTGAACTGCTGCCCTATGGCGTCAAAATCCTGCAATATGAAAAAGGATTCATGCATGCGAAGACGATTGTAGTGGATCAGGAGATCGCATCTGTCGGTACAGCGAATATTGATACCCGCAGCTTCCGGCTGAACTTTGAGGTGAATGCACTGGTCTGTGACGAAGTCATTGCCGGTCAGCTGCATGACTTATTCTTAGAAGATAGTACTGAGTGCTCGGAGTTAACACTCGAGAGATACGAGGTACGGCCGAAGCTGGCCAAATTCAAAGAAGCTGTAGCAAGGTTGTTGTCACCTATTCTGTAAAGAACTACGATCACAACTCCGAATTGTATAAAACCACTTGGATATTGGTATCCTATAGGGGCAAATTATGCTTTGAAGGAGTGATCCTTACCTATGGATAAACAGTCAAAACAAACAACGGATCCCAAAGCTACGCCGGTTAAGAAAGTGACTCCTACGATCTCCTCCGGTAAAAATGAACCCGAGTTTGCGGATGAGCTTACCAGTAGCGATATCGAGTCAGCATTCAAAAATCCGATTACCGGTGAAGAACGAATGTATTAAAAGCCAAAAACAGCTGCAGCCCAGGACGGTTTACAAGTCCTGAACTGCAGCTGTTTTATTGTTAAAACTGGAAATCTTCATCCTTCAGCGGCTCCACGTTCAGTGCACGGATATATCCGTTGCCTTTCTTCGAGAAGAAGTCATGCTGCTTCGTGTGGGTACTGATGCCGTTCTGCACAATCGGATTAATCTCTTCCTCATCGAACAGCGGATCATGACCGAGATTCATCATGGCTTTGTTGGCATTGTAGCGCAGGAAGGTCTTAACCTCGTCCACCAGTCCGATAGGAGCATATACCTGT of the Paenibacillus pedocola genome contains:
- the cls gene encoding cardiolipin synthase, which produces MEWGSLFTLSLSLVTILNIILAAIVVFIERRDIGSTWAWLMVLFFIPVVGFLFYIFFGRQLKQRNFYNLTAEERMYLQSAIDEQLMNVDYQGGLTAKYADLLKMNLLSSNAIISSDNEIEIFNDGREKFNSLFEDIRNATQEINVQYYIIQPDELGTRLRDELTLKAKEGVQVRVLYDEIGSKRISRSFFKELIEYGGTVEVFFPSLFRLINFRINNRNHRKLCIIDGEIAYIGGFNVGDEYLGLDKKMGYWRDTHFRIKGGSVDQIQGRFFLDWNKAANRSEKHPEQLPFRTERHTGESVVQIISSGPNSQTEHLKNMYLKLIGSAKKSIYIQTPYFVPDASFMDACKIALMSGVDVRIMIPNKPDHMFVYSATLAHAGELLPYGVKILQYEKGFMHAKTIVVDQEIASVGTANIDTRSFRLNFEVNALVCDEVIAGQLHDLFLEDSTECSELTLERYEVRPKLAKFKEAVARLLSPIL